AGTTCTGCCACGCTCCAGGCTTTGCCCGGTGTTTCATGCATGACGTTCAAGGGCCGCGCGAGGCGTGAATCGGCGAGGCCGGCCATCATGCCCGGCTGCTGATCGCGACTGCTGAGGATGTGCCGCAGCAACAGAATGACCACCAGTTCGAACAGTCGGTCCATCACCGCTTCACGCCCGCAGGTGCCATCGAAAGCCTCCTTGAACAGCCATTCCAGCGTGCTGCTCAATGTCGGGATTTCCGCGAGTTTCAGTACCAGGTATTCCGGCAACGCTGCCGCCAGCGCATTGCCCGAGCCACCGTCGAAGGTCAACGAAGCGCAGACCAGTTGCGTACCGGCGTCATCCCCGGAAGACAAACGATGGCGGTAGGGACGAGGAAAGAAGATCAACGTCGGTTCGCAGATGAGCAGCTCTCGTTCATCAGCCAGTTTCAGCACCAACTCACCGCCCTGGAACAGGTGCAGGTGCCCGCACGTCTGGCTGCCATCGAAAGCTGTGATGCCGCAAAACGTGCCGCTGTGGAAAGTGCCGGCATTGACGCCGAAATGTGCCAGCAATGTAGACAAGCGATCCATGGAAATTACCCTGCAAGCAGTTCTGGACGATCTGTCGCATATCGTCGACGATTTGCACCCAATAAACCAGTACCAATCTCTAGCATGAACTCCGTACCCAGCGCCCGTCGCGCTGAAATCTTCGGAGAATCACCATGACCCGCATCATCCCTGTCAGCTTCGAAAACGCCACCGACGCCACTCGACCGTTGCTGGAAGGCGTGCAGAAGAAAATCGGCTTCCTGC
The Pseudomonas sp. MYb327 DNA segment above includes these coding regions:
- a CDS encoding AraC family transcriptional regulator, translated to MDRLSTLLAHFGVNAGTFHSGTFCGITAFDGSQTCGHLHLFQGGELVLKLADERELLICEPTLIFFPRPYRHRLSSGDDAGTQLVCASLTFDGGSGNALAAALPEYLVLKLAEIPTLSSTLEWLFKEAFDGTCGREAVMDRLFELVVILLLRHILSSRDQQPGMMAGLADSRLARPLNVMHETPGKAWSVAELSALAHMSRASFAEHFKRVVGQTPVDYLVSWRISLAQKRLREGKPIALIAEEVGYESPSALARAFRRKTGVSPREWRG